The Arachis hypogaea cultivar Tifrunner chromosome 19, arahy.Tifrunner.gnm2.J5K5, whole genome shotgun sequence genome has a window encoding:
- the LOC112779382 gene encoding probable protein S-acyltransferase 15 isoform X1 has product MRPKRFLSLPVLAVLLLMMFVYYTTIFVFIDGSFDLQSSNGTFNAAIFTILASFSVFSFFVCVLSDPGHVPSSYVPDVEGQGSAKDNAERKKCDKCYGYKPPRTHHCRVCKKCVLKMDHHCLWINNCVGYWNYKAFFVFTSYATLASIHSMILFICSVFLMDIGSSSKMFYVMYGTMAIGLTTTLLTLFGWHVYLTLHNMTTIEYYEGKRAKWLAMKSGQSYRHPFNISPYKNITSVLGPNILKWLCPTAVSHLKEGVSFPTLRDSS; this is encoded by the exons atgAGACCCAAAAGGTTCCTATCTCTGCCAGTGTTGGCAgtattgttgttgatgatgttTGTGTATTACACAACAATCTTCGTCTTCATTGATGGCTCCTTTGATCTTCAGAGCTCCAATGGAACCTTCAATGCCGCCATATTCACTATTTTAGCCTCATTCTCCGTCTTCTCTTTCTTTGTATGCGTTCTCTCAGACCCTGGTCACGTCCCTTCCTCCTATGTACCCGATGTTGAAGGCCAGGGTTCCGCCAAAGAT AATGCAGAGCGGAAAAAATGTGACAAGTGCTACGGATACAAGCCTCCAAGGACTCATCATTGTCGAGTCTGCAAAAAATGTGTTCTGAAAATG GATCATCACTGCTTGTGGATAAATAACTGTGTTGGTTATTGGAATTACAaggctttctttgtttttacATCATATGCTACCTTGGCGAGTATTCATTCCATG ATCCTGTTTATATGCTCTGTATTTCTGATGGATATAGGGAGCTCTTCTAAAATGTTTTAT GTTATGTACGGGACAATGGCAATCGGGTTGACCACAACCCTGTTGACTCTTTTTGGATGGCATGTGTACCTCACCCTTCATAATATGACAACAATAGAG TATTACGAAGGAAAACGTGCAAAATGGCTAGCTATGAAATCTGGGCAGAGCTACCGGCATCCATTCAACATCAGCCCATACAAAAACATCACTTCG GTTTTAGGTCCAAACATTCTGAAGTGGTTATGTCCCACCGCGGTAAGCCATCTGAAAGAGGGAGTTAGCTTCCCCACATTGCGGGATAGTTCTTAA
- the LOC112779382 gene encoding probable protein S-acyltransferase 15 isoform X2, giving the protein MRPKRFLSLPVLAVLLLMMFVYYTTIFVFIDGSFDLQSSNGTFNAAIFTILASFSVFSFFVCVLSDPGHVPSSYVPDVEGQGSAKDNAERKKCDKCYGYKPPRTHHCRVCKKCVLKMDHHCLWINNCVGYWNYKAFFVFTSYATLASIHSMVMYGTMAIGLTTTLLTLFGWHVYLTLHNMTTIEYYEGKRAKWLAMKSGQSYRHPFNISPYKNITSVLGPNILKWLCPTAVSHLKEGVSFPTLRDSS; this is encoded by the exons atgAGACCCAAAAGGTTCCTATCTCTGCCAGTGTTGGCAgtattgttgttgatgatgttTGTGTATTACACAACAATCTTCGTCTTCATTGATGGCTCCTTTGATCTTCAGAGCTCCAATGGAACCTTCAATGCCGCCATATTCACTATTTTAGCCTCATTCTCCGTCTTCTCTTTCTTTGTATGCGTTCTCTCAGACCCTGGTCACGTCCCTTCCTCCTATGTACCCGATGTTGAAGGCCAGGGTTCCGCCAAAGAT AATGCAGAGCGGAAAAAATGTGACAAGTGCTACGGATACAAGCCTCCAAGGACTCATCATTGTCGAGTCTGCAAAAAATGTGTTCTGAAAATG GATCATCACTGCTTGTGGATAAATAACTGTGTTGGTTATTGGAATTACAaggctttctttgtttttacATCATATGCTACCTTGGCGAGTATTCATTCCATG GTTATGTACGGGACAATGGCAATCGGGTTGACCACAACCCTGTTGACTCTTTTTGGATGGCATGTGTACCTCACCCTTCATAATATGACAACAATAGAG TATTACGAAGGAAAACGTGCAAAATGGCTAGCTATGAAATCTGGGCAGAGCTACCGGCATCCATTCAACATCAGCCCATACAAAAACATCACTTCG GTTTTAGGTCCAAACATTCTGAAGTGGTTATGTCCCACCGCGGTAAGCCATCTGAAAGAGGGAGTTAGCTTCCCCACATTGCGGGATAGTTCTTAA